Within the Leisingera thetidis genome, the region GCCGGATGTGCCGCAGGCGCCTGGCTGATGCGCGGCGCCGGCTGCACCTGGAACGACATCACCGACCGCAACTTCGACGGACAGGTGGAGCGCACACGCTCACGCCCCATCCCCTCGGGCCAGGTCACGGTCAAGGGCGCGCTGGTCTGGATGGGGCTGCAGTGCCTGGCAGGCCTGATGATCCTTCTGACCTTCAACCAGGCGGCCATTGCCATGGGCATCCTGGCGCTGCTGCCGGTGGCGGTCTATCCCTTTGCCAAACGGTTCACCTGGTGGCCGCAGGCGTTTCTGGGGCTCGCCTTCAACTGGGGCGCCATGCTGGCCTGGGTGGCGCATTCCGGTTCGTTAAGCTGGCCGCCGGTGCTGCTGTATCTGGCCGGCATCGCCTGGACGCTGTTTTATGACACCATCTATGCCCATCAGGACACCGAGGACGACGCCCTGATCGGGGTGAAATCCACCGCCCGGCTGTTCGGCACGCAGACGCCGATGTGGCTGCGCCGCTTCATCACCGCCTTTGTCGGGCTGATGGCGCTGGCGGTGATCACAGCGGTTCAGGACAGCGCCTCGGTGATGGCTCTGGTGCTGGCGCTGGCCGCCCCCTGGGCGATGGGCTGGCACATGACCTGGCAGCTGCGCGCCTTTGACGCGGACAACAACCGGAGGCTTCTGCAGCTGTTCCGGCTCAACCGGGATACCGGCCTGATCCCGCTTATCTTCTTTGTGCTGGCCATGTTCGTGTGATTGAACCGGGACCGCCTGCAGGGTATGAGCGCTTAACGCAAACTGGGAAGATGCCGCCATATGCGCCTGTCTAAGCTGATGATCCCGGGCCTGGCCTTTGCCGCCGCTGCCGGGCTGAGCCTTGTTGCCGCCGGATTTGCCGTCACTGCCGTGGAACGGAGCACCGAACGCGGCGTGCGGCGGGCGCTGGATGACGGCGGCTTTGCTTGGGCCGAGGTCACGGCAGACGGGCTGCAGGTGCTGCTGGAAGGCACCGCTCCGGATGAGGCGACGCGGTTTTCCGTGAAGTCTCTCGCCGGGACCGTTGTCGATGCGGCACGGATCGTTGACGGAATGGAGGTGCCGCCCGCCGGCGGCCTGGCGCCGCCGCGGTTCTCGGCGGAAATCCTGCGCAATGACGGCGGCATCTCGATCATCGGGCTGATCCCCGCCGGATCGGGCCGCAAGGCGCTGGTCAAGGAGCTGAACGAGCTGGCTGGCGCCGAGAATGTCGCCGACCTGCTGGAAACCGCCAAATACACCATGCCCGAGGGCTGGCAGGACGCCATGGGCTTTGCGGTGGAGGCGCTGAAGCTGATGCCCCGCGCCA harbors:
- the ubiA gene encoding 4-hydroxybenzoate octaprenyltransferase, which gives rise to MQGQKPAPEGQVADAVTGNWVDRHAPEWTRPYLRLSRADRPIGTWLLLIPCWWGLALAILADQSPRWQDLWIAAGCAAGAWLMRGAGCTWNDITDRNFDGQVERTRSRPIPSGQVTVKGALVWMGLQCLAGLMILLTFNQAAIAMGILALLPVAVYPFAKRFTWWPQAFLGLAFNWGAMLAWVAHSGSLSWPPVLLYLAGIAWTLFYDTIYAHQDTEDDALIGVKSTARLFGTQTPMWLRRFITAFVGLMALAVITAVQDSASVMALVLALAAPWAMGWHMTWQLRAFDADNNRRLLQLFRLNRDTGLIPLIFFVLAMFV